In Candidatus Nitrosarchaeum limnium SFB1, the following proteins share a genomic window:
- a CDS encoding peptidase M20 — MNALKHIDTHMDGLISELQTLIRQPSVSAKNEGIEECATLVKKILEKSGIKSEILRIGNVAPIVYGEIKSKKNPNKTLMFYNHYDVQPAEPFDLWDDPPFSGKIKGNKIFGRGSSDDKGELITRIKAVEASLKTTGDVPCNIKFVIEGEEETGSAHIDQYLKKYKKKFACDGVIWEFGYVDSQNRPIIGLGMKGLLYVELSVKESLRDAHSSLAVLIKNPAWRLLEAVQTLRDPHGRILIKDWYKEVTPLSKTDLKIISQEPFDEQSFKKEFGIKSFIGNMHGLDAKKALVGGATCNIAGLLSGYTGNGAKTVLPGESLVKIDFRLVPKMDPKKQTLRLRKHLKSKGFGDVLIKVFHGEAAARTNPSEPFVSKVKEAADQSFGKSILNVSNAGTGPMHSFVKFLNAPCISVGSTYMFARIHSPNEFARIDLLKKTTKCIYLIMEKFGKD; from the coding sequence ATGAATGCTCTCAAACACATCGATACTCACATGGATGGTTTAATCTCTGAACTACAAACACTAATTCGGCAACCAAGTGTTTCAGCTAAAAATGAAGGCATTGAAGAATGTGCAACACTAGTAAAAAAAATACTTGAAAAATCTGGAATAAAATCTGAAATTCTACGTATAGGAAATGTGGCACCAATAGTTTATGGTGAAATAAAATCAAAGAAAAATCCAAACAAAACTTTGATGTTTTATAACCACTATGATGTTCAACCTGCAGAACCGTTTGATTTATGGGATGACCCTCCATTTAGTGGTAAGATAAAGGGAAATAAAATTTTTGGAAGGGGCTCATCTGATGATAAGGGTGAATTAATTACAAGAATTAAGGCAGTTGAGGCCTCTCTAAAAACAACAGGTGATGTTCCATGCAATATTAAATTTGTAATTGAGGGTGAGGAAGAAACAGGTAGTGCTCATATTGATCAATATCTAAAAAAATACAAAAAGAAATTTGCATGCGATGGTGTGATTTGGGAATTTGGATATGTCGATTCACAAAATCGACCAATTATTGGTTTGGGAATGAAAGGCTTATTGTACGTGGAATTATCTGTAAAAGAATCACTCCGTGATGCACATTCTAGCTTGGCAGTATTAATTAAAAACCCAGCTTGGAGATTACTTGAAGCAGTTCAAACACTGCGAGATCCACATGGAAGAATTCTTATCAAAGACTGGTACAAGGAAGTAACACCTCTTTCAAAAACTGATTTGAAAATAATTTCACAGGAGCCATTTGATGAACAATCATTCAAAAAAGAATTTGGAATCAAGTCTTTTATAGGTAATATGCATGGACTAGATGCAAAAAAAGCACTAGTTGGTGGTGCTACTTGCAACATCGCAGGATTACTTTCAGGTTATACGGGAAATGGTGCAAAAACTGTACTTCCTGGAGAATCTCTAGTCAAGATTGATTTTAGATTGGTTCCAAAAATGGACCCTAAAAAACAAACGCTTCGATTAAGAAAACATCTAAAATCAAAAGGATTCGGAGATGTATTGATTAAAGTTTTTCATGGTGAGGCAGCTGCTAGAACAAACCCCTCTGAACCATTTGTATCTAAAGTCAAAGAGGCAGCTGATCAATCATTTGGAAAATCCATTCTAAATGTTTCAAATGCTGGCACTGGTCCAATGCATTCTTTTGTTAAATTCTTAAATGCTCCTTGTATCTCAGTTGGAAGTACTTACATGTTTGCACGCATCCACTCCCCAAATGAATTTGCAAGAATTGATTTACTAAAAAAGACTACGAAATGTATTTACCTTATCATGGAAAAATTTGGAAAAGATTAG
- a CDS encoding arginyl-tRNA synthetase translates to MGKNSSIVVEHTSVNPNKALHIGHIRNIIIGDTIARILKKSNYKVNVLNYVDDSGLQVADIIVGFTYFGFEQEPPAGKKFDHYCGDDVYVKTTEKYEHDSSLEEIRKNVLKELEDGDSQTAQFADKITRRVLENQLETCWNFGVYYDCLNFESQIIRSGLWSKIFEKLKEMSLIEFESEGKNANCWVIRGENNEEDKVIVRSNGTATYIAKDIPYAAWKLGLLEDPFNYQKYEKIQPDNRILWQTTLEDSDEQKQHFTADKVITVIDSRQARLQKIITTLMSKFKSAPDAYVHLGYESVTLSADTAQTLGLETDGKQAQMSGRKGLYVNADSVYDILKNKTIEETKKRHSEMDDSEIQKIAHIVSVGTLRYEMIKQDLDKIITFDLVKSLSLEGDTASYIQYTHARASRIIEKSGRSPSIDVDFSLLTDDSELGLVKTIGLFELVVLNAAQNLSPKVIARYCHDLAVSFNSFYEHVKVIDLGDQKLENSRLCLVNSFKMTLEKSLGLLGIEAPDKM, encoded by the coding sequence TTGGGGAAAAACTCATCAATAGTAGTCGAACATACGAGTGTCAACCCTAACAAGGCTCTACACATAGGCCATATACGAAATATCATAATTGGTGATACCATTGCCAGAATTTTAAAAAAATCAAACTATAAAGTAAACGTGCTAAACTATGTCGATGATTCTGGATTACAAGTTGCAGACATCATTGTAGGTTTCACATACTTTGGTTTTGAACAAGAACCTCCTGCAGGGAAGAAATTTGATCACTATTGTGGTGATGATGTTTATGTTAAAACAACTGAAAAATATGAACATGATTCTAGTTTGGAGGAGATTCGAAAAAATGTTCTCAAAGAGCTAGAAGATGGAGATTCTCAAACCGCTCAATTTGCAGACAAAATAACACGCCGTGTTTTGGAGAATCAACTGGAAACTTGCTGGAATTTTGGTGTTTATTATGACTGTCTTAATTTTGAATCACAGATAATCCGTTCAGGACTATGGAGTAAAATCTTTGAAAAACTCAAAGAAATGTCACTAATAGAGTTTGAATCCGAAGGGAAAAATGCAAACTGCTGGGTAATTCGCGGAGAAAATAATGAGGAAGACAAGGTTATCGTCAGAAGTAATGGAACTGCAACATACATTGCAAAAGACATTCCATATGCTGCATGGAAACTAGGATTACTTGAGGATCCTTTCAATTATCAAAAATATGAAAAGATACAACCCGATAATCGCATCCTTTGGCAAACAACTTTGGAAGATAGTGATGAGCAAAAACAACATTTTACTGCAGACAAAGTAATCACTGTGATTGATTCAAGGCAAGCAAGGCTACAAAAAATCATTACAACATTGATGTCTAAATTCAAATCTGCTCCTGACGCATATGTTCATCTTGGATATGAGTCTGTAACTCTAAGTGCTGATACTGCACAAACACTTGGATTGGAAACTGATGGCAAACAAGCCCAAATGTCTGGAAGGAAAGGCCTCTACGTCAATGCCGATTCTGTATATGATATTTTAAAAAATAAAACAATTGAAGAAACAAAGAAAAGACATTCTGAGATGGATGATTCTGAAATTCAAAAAATTGCTCATATTGTATCAGTCGGTACACTGCGCTACGAGATGATTAAACAAGACTTGGATAAGATTATCACATTTGATCTGGTAAAATCACTTAGTTTGGAAGGTGATACTGCATCTTACATACAATACACACATGCAAGAGCATCAAGAATAATTGAAAAATCTGGTCGTTCTCCTTCAATAGATGTTGACTTTTCCTTGTTAACTGATGATTCGGAATTGGGACTGGTCAAAACCATTGGATTATTTGAACTCGTTGTATTAAACGCAGCTCAAAATCTATCCCCCAAAGTAATTGCAAGATATTGCCATGACTTGGCTGTATCTTTTAACTCGTTTTATGAACATGTTAAGGTTATTGATTTAGGTGATCAGAAATTAGAAAATTCAAGATTGTGTCTTGTAAATTCTTTTAAGATGACTCTTGAAAAATCACTTGGATTGCTTGGAATTGAAGCACCTGATAAAATGTGA
- a CDS encoding carbohydrate kinase, YjeF related protein, giving the protein MVRKLLTATLVKKFIPARKATSRKGDNGTVLVIGGSYIYHGAPILSSIAALRCGVDLVYTSVPKVNVTPTRAVSPNLIVIPLVDQKLTRGAVNKLLGALPHKLDSATIGMGLAVQERGSLLLLIKTLLDRDVRLSLDASALVPDVLPLLLNKNVVVTPHAGEFKRLFGIAPPNSKKERIALVEKNAKDNGITVLLKGATDVISDGTTTYLNEKKTPGMTVGGTGDVLSGLVAGMLSKNRNALECAAAATFINGMAGKATQKKFGLHMTSMDLLDELANTMKPFDRIV; this is encoded by the coding sequence TTGGTTAGAAAATTACTTACTGCAACTCTAGTTAAAAAATTCATTCCTGCACGAAAAGCAACCTCTCGCAAGGGTGATAATGGAACCGTGCTGGTTATCGGTGGAAGCTACATCTATCATGGAGCTCCAATCTTATCTTCAATTGCTGCACTGCGATGTGGAGTTGATTTGGTGTATACATCAGTCCCAAAAGTCAATGTTACTCCAACTCGAGCTGTATCTCCAAATCTGATTGTAATTCCACTAGTTGATCAAAAATTAACTCGTGGCGCTGTAAACAAACTTCTTGGAGCATTGCCTCATAAGCTAGATTCCGCTACAATTGGAATGGGTCTTGCAGTACAAGAAAGGGGCTCTTTGTTACTTTTGATAAAAACTCTATTGGATAGAGATGTAAGATTATCCTTGGATGCAAGTGCCCTTGTTCCAGACGTGTTGCCCTTATTGCTAAACAAAAATGTCGTAGTTACTCCACATGCAGGTGAGTTTAAACGATTATTTGGAATAGCCCCTCCAAATTCAAAAAAAGAGAGAATTGCATTGGTTGAAAAAAATGCCAAAGATAATGGAATCACTGTTTTGCTAAAAGGTGCAACTGATGTTATTTCAGATGGTACTACTACGTATCTTAATGAGAAAAAAACTCCTGGAATGACTGTTGGTGGAACTGGCGACGTGCTTTCTGGTCTGGTTGCTGGAATGCTTTCAAAAAATCGTAATGCTTTGGAGTGTGCAGCAGCTGCAACTTTTATCAACGGAATGGCAGGAAAAGCAACTCAAAAGAAATTTGGATTGCATATGACTTCAATGGATCTCTTGGATGAACTTGCAAATACTATGAAACCATTTGATCGAATAGTGTGA
- a CDS encoding DoxX family protein: protein MTESSIHQTKLNDITNWGIRASIGVVFIVQGSGKFNSGFANMLGNMGIPVEMQIPIALAEVIGGILLIVGVLSRISASLLAIIMLGAIFVVKGASNLTGNGGYAIDLLILAGVLMVITAGPGRISIAHIAKKLPRCLH, encoded by the coding sequence ATGACTGAATCCAGCATCCATCAGACAAAATTAAATGACATTACAAATTGGGGCATCAGAGCTTCAATAGGAGTAGTATTCATCGTGCAAGGATCTGGAAAATTCAATTCGGGATTTGCAAATATGCTTGGAAATATGGGAATTCCAGTAGAAATGCAAATACCAATTGCATTAGCAGAAGTGATTGGAGGAATTTTATTAATTGTCGGAGTGTTAAGTAGAATCTCAGCGTCACTACTTGCAATAATTATGCTTGGAGCAATATTTGTAGTCAAAGGAGCATCAAATCTTACTGGTAATGGCGGATATGCGATAGACCTGTTAATTCTTGCAGGGGTATTGATGGTAATCACTGCGGGTCCAGGAAGAATATCTATTGCACATATTGCTAAAAAATTACCTAGATGTCTACACTAA
- a CDS encoding hypothetical protein (hypothetical protein ALOHA_HF4000APKG5B22ctg2g9), which produces MTKKGIIEEIFSKAIFADDVESYQVTYRDFEKLRETSLKEFVKESNNFQTIPITRIMNIKKNHRILFEKNRKRDE; this is translated from the coding sequence ATGACAAAAAAAGGAATCATAGAAGAGATATTTAGCAAAGCAATATTTGCAGATGATGTAGAGTCATACCAAGTAACCTATCGAGATTTTGAAAAATTGAGAGAAACATCATTGAAGGAGTTTGTCAAAGAATCAAATAATTTTCAAACAATTCCAATCACAAGAATAATGAACATTAAGAAAAATCATAGGATTTTATTTGAAAAGAATCGTAAAAGGGATGAATAG
- a CDS encoding band 7 protein → MSKYQQPKIDVNFGKAKLLILGIIGFIIIAALAAAAVQIVEAGNRGVLLHWSAVDTTVPPLEEGLHFVVPFQDKVINMEVRTLKFVKATSGASRDLQTVSTEVTVNYRASPNSVHVLYKEVGLDYESRIIQPAVEEVVKQITAKYNAEELITKRPLVKADIETEITARLTPYNISTDAISITDFQFSPLFSQAIESKVEAEQKALKAENDLRRIEVEARQQEQQAKGIAAANVAEASGEAEAIRIINDALAQNPNYLEWLKVQAWDGKLPLVVGEGGTPFIQIPTR, encoded by the coding sequence TTGTCAAAATATCAGCAACCAAAAATTGATGTTAATTTTGGAAAAGCTAAATTACTGATTCTTGGAATTATCGGGTTTATCATAATTGCGGCATTAGCTGCAGCAGCAGTGCAAATAGTAGAAGCTGGAAACAGAGGAGTTTTACTACACTGGAGTGCTGTAGACACAACTGTTCCACCATTGGAGGAAGGATTGCATTTTGTAGTACCATTCCAAGACAAAGTGATAAACATGGAAGTTAGGACACTCAAATTTGTCAAAGCAACATCTGGCGCTTCAAGAGACCTTCAAACAGTATCTACTGAAGTGACTGTCAATTACAGAGCATCTCCAAATTCAGTACATGTTTTGTATAAAGAAGTAGGATTGGATTATGAAAGTAGAATCATTCAGCCAGCAGTAGAAGAAGTCGTAAAGCAGATCACTGCAAAATATAATGCCGAGGAATTGATCACAAAACGACCACTTGTAAAAGCAGACATAGAAACAGAAATCACTGCACGTTTAACACCATATAATATCAGCACAGATGCCATTTCCATTACTGATTTTCAATTCTCTCCGTTATTCTCACAAGCTATAGAATCCAAAGTCGAGGCTGAACAAAAAGCACTCAAAGCAGAAAACGATCTTAGAAGGATTGAAGTTGAAGCAAGACAGCAAGAGCAACAAGCAAAAGGCATTGCTGCGGCAAATGTAGCAGAAGCATCAGGTGAGGCAGAGGCAATCAGAATAATCAATGATGCATTAGCTCAAAATCCAAATTATTTAGAATGGCTTAAAGTACAAGCTTGGGATGGAAAACTACCATTAGTCGTAGGCGAAGGTGGAACACCATTTATTCAAATACCAACTAGATAG
- a CDS encoding tRNA methyltransferase complex GCD14 subunit, whose translation MTKIKQNSPVLFYFNQSKKWLVKISKKDSLHTHIGVIKHADAIGKEYGSRLVTNKDKYVYLIEPTMYDYVMKLQHGTQIVYPKDIGYIIARAGIGSGQKILEIGTGSGSLTSFVASVVKPRGHVYTFDVDDNFMKIAEKNIKKSGMSKYVTQQKLDIKIAKKMPIEEADVALIDLGDPWTVLPQVRKMLKGSGSVFAICPTMNQLEKLTIALVENEFTDIESTEHIIRTIEAREGKTRHSFQGIGHTTYLCYARKAFFGRGSRKKSDTLPEETPSDVESEEST comes from the coding sequence ATGACAAAGATTAAGCAGAATTCCCCCGTGCTGTTTTACTTTAACCAATCAAAGAAATGGTTGGTTAAAATCTCAAAAAAAGATTCACTTCATACTCACATAGGTGTCATCAAACATGCTGATGCTATAGGAAAAGAATATGGTTCTAGACTAGTTACTAACAAAGACAAGTATGTCTATCTAATAGAGCCAACCATGTATGACTATGTCATGAAACTTCAGCATGGCACACAAATTGTTTATCCTAAAGACATTGGTTACATTATAGCCCGCGCTGGAATTGGGAGTGGTCAGAAAATTCTAGAAATCGGCACTGGAAGTGGCTCTCTTACATCATTTGTTGCAAGTGTTGTAAAACCACGTGGTCATGTCTATACTTTTGATGTAGATGATAATTTTATGAAGATAGCTGAAAAAAATATCAAAAAATCTGGCATGTCAAAATATGTGACTCAACAAAAATTAGACATAAAAATCGCAAAAAAAATGCCAATAGAAGAAGCTGATGTTGCTTTAATTGATCTTGGTGATCCATGGACTGTATTACCTCAAGTCAGAAAGATGCTCAAAGGAAGTGGCTCCGTCTTTGCAATTTGTCCTACTATGAACCAACTAGAAAAATTAACAATTGCACTAGTTGAAAATGAGTTTACTGACATTGAATCAACTGAACATATAATTAGAACAATTGAAGCTCGTGAAGGAAAAACTAGACACTCTTTTCAGGGAATTGGCCATACAACATACTTGTGTTATGCAAGAAAGGCATTTTTTGGTAGAGGTTCTAGGAAAAAATCTGATACTTTACCTGAAGAAACTCCATCTGATGTTGAATCTGAAGAATCCACATAA
- a CDS encoding small GTP-binding protein yields MGIPEKIKAIQDEMAKTQINKATNHHIGLLKAKIAKLKREQEDREIQKSSVKTDGFDVRRSGDATVVFIGLPSVGKSTLLNKLTDAKSAVGAYQFTTLTVVPGMMDYRGAKIQVLDLPGIIKGASSGKGLGKRILSVARSADLVLLVLDVFQPFHEDVLVNELGNIGIRLNRLPPNITVEKSPMGGIAIAQQVKLTKISEQHLKDILHIYGIVSARVVVREDITSEQLADHIAGNISYSKSLTILNKIDLVDREFLEDLKTKIKSEVIEVSANSDINIELLKEKIYEKLNFIRIYMRPKGGETDFKEPLIAREGDTVEDICNKLHRNMKKQFRYGMIWGKSVKFGGQRVGLDHIVQDEDVLTIIKARGM; encoded by the coding sequence TTGGGAATTCCTGAAAAAATTAAAGCCATTCAAGATGAGATGGCAAAGACTCAGATCAATAAAGCTACAAACCACCACATTGGTTTGCTAAAAGCAAAAATTGCAAAATTAAAACGAGAGCAAGAAGATAGAGAGATTCAAAAAAGCAGTGTAAAGACAGATGGATTCGATGTAAGGCGTTCGGGAGATGCCACAGTTGTGTTTATTGGATTGCCAAGTGTTGGAAAATCAACACTGTTAAACAAATTAACCGATGCAAAATCTGCAGTTGGTGCTTATCAATTTACAACATTAACAGTTGTACCTGGAATGATGGATTATAGAGGAGCTAAAATTCAAGTTCTTGATTTGCCAGGAATTATCAAAGGAGCATCAAGTGGCAAAGGTTTAGGAAAAAGAATTTTGTCTGTTGCAAGATCTGCAGATTTGGTCTTACTTGTTCTTGATGTTTTTCAACCATTTCACGAAGACGTGTTAGTCAATGAGCTTGGAAATATAGGAATTAGGTTAAACAGACTGCCTCCAAACATCACTGTTGAAAAGTCCCCTATGGGAGGCATTGCAATTGCACAACAGGTAAAATTAACAAAAATTTCAGAACAACATCTAAAAGATATTTTACACATTTACGGAATAGTTAGTGCAAGAGTAGTAGTCAGAGAGGACATTACATCTGAGCAGCTAGCAGATCATATTGCTGGAAACATAAGTTATTCAAAATCACTTACAATATTAAATAAAATAGATTTAGTAGATAGAGAATTTTTAGAAGATCTAAAAACAAAAATAAAATCAGAAGTAATCGAAGTTTCTGCAAATTCAGATATCAACATAGAATTACTAAAAGAAAAAATCTATGAAAAACTTAATTTCATTAGAATCTATATGAGACCAAAAGGTGGTGAAACGGATTTTAAAGAACCACTAATTGCAAGAGAGGGAGACACAGTAGAAGACATTTGTAACAAATTACATCGCAATATGAAAAAACAATTTAGATATGGGATGATTTGGGGGAAAAGTGTAAAGTTTGGCGGACAACGTGTGGGATTAGACCACATTGTACAAGATGAAGATGTTTTGACAATAATCAAAGCGCGTGGGATGTAA
- a CDS encoding rhodanese domain protein has product MSQEKTIKTTTDVDLLRSEIRDKSVRVIDVRREDDYKQSHIPTAVNLPLANLLSDDTPERVLKLVNAMGISDETPVVVYDDTFGALASRVAWTLEYLGHSDVSLLETTFSKWKSLGLENDNKTPEVKSANHSIHLKPEILATSDYLETSKEKSDVILIDNRERLNYLEQHIPGAISLPYRTLATSDKILRPKDDMKRLLENRGISGNSEIITYCGSVGTLSGLAYYALKSVGLSNVKLYVRSFKEWKNLQKPTAKQKDANYWDLSAE; this is encoded by the coding sequence ATGAGCCAAGAAAAGACTATCAAAACAACAACTGATGTTGATTTACTACGTTCTGAAATTAGAGATAAAAGTGTTAGAGTAATTGATGTGAGAAGAGAAGATGATTATAAACAAAGTCATATTCCAACAGCAGTAAATTTACCTCTTGCAAATTTATTATCTGATGATACTCCAGAGCGAGTCTTAAAACTGGTAAATGCAATGGGGATTTCCGATGAAACACCAGTAGTTGTGTATGATGATACTTTTGGTGCACTAGCATCTCGAGTTGCATGGACATTAGAATACCTTGGTCACTCTGACGTGTCTTTGCTTGAAACAACTTTTAGTAAATGGAAATCACTTGGTTTGGAAAATGACAATAAAACACCTGAAGTAAAAAGTGCAAATCATTCTATCCATCTGAAACCTGAAATATTAGCTACATCTGATTATTTGGAAACATCAAAAGAAAAATCTGATGTAATCCTCATTGATAACAGGGAGCGACTAAACTATCTAGAACAGCACATACCAGGTGCAATTAGTCTGCCATATAGGACTCTTGCAACTTCAGATAAGATTTTACGTCCAAAAGACGACATGAAACGACTTTTAGAGAATAGGGGGATTTCTGGTAATTCTGAAATTATCACTTATTGTGGAAGTGTTGGGACTCTTTCTGGTTTAGCTTATTATGCTCTAAAATCAGTTGGATTATCTAATGTCAAATTGTATGTGCGTTCTTTTAAAGAATGGAAAAATCTTCAAAAACCAACTGCAAAACAAAAAGACGCAAACTATTGGGATTTATCAGCAGAATAA
- a CDS encoding PUA domain-containing protein produces MEFPKTKNLMVHEITDDAQIIIGPGLKILKIGEEYLPFLSETQLLEKFPHVTVDMGAVKFMCKGANVMRPGIKGHSEFEKEKIVCIIEESQRKVLAVGKSIISSSELDSIEKGEVVKNMHYISDKFWEIGKTIHS; encoded by the coding sequence ATGGAGTTTCCAAAAACAAAAAACCTCATGGTACATGAAATTACAGATGATGCACAAATAATCATAGGACCAGGATTAAAAATTTTAAAGATAGGAGAAGAGTATCTTCCATTTTTATCGGAGACACAACTATTAGAGAAATTTCCTCATGTAACTGTGGATATGGGAGCAGTGAAATTCATGTGTAAAGGTGCAAATGTAATGAGGCCTGGAATTAAAGGGCATAGTGAATTTGAAAAAGAAAAGATAGTGTGTATCATTGAAGAATCACAACGCAAAGTTTTAGCAGTTGGAAAATCAATCATTTCAAGTTCAGAGTTAGACAGTATTGAAAAAGGGGAAGTGGTAAAAAATATGCATTATATTTCAGACAAGTTTTGGGAAATTGGAAAGACTATCCACAGTTAG
- a CDS encoding proteasome endopeptidase complex — translation MYMPGATAVGITFQDGIVLASEKRIAFGNFLVSKTTKKTFPITPKVGATCAGLVADMQILTLQIAALAKIRKMELKRDVPPNTIAKMMSNMMYERRYFPLLTQVIVGGIIDKPILFTLDPLGSVLPDEYAAVGTGAEMALGVLDPQFKPNMTQEEAIDLAKRAVRSAALRDSASGDGLDVLVITKDGIKEYTEKI, via the coding sequence ATGTACATGCCAGGAGCAACGGCTGTAGGAATTACTTTTCAAGATGGAATTGTTCTTGCAAGTGAGAAAAGGATCGCATTTGGAAATTTTCTAGTAAGCAAGACTACAAAAAAGACTTTTCCAATAACTCCCAAAGTCGGAGCAACATGTGCTGGCCTTGTCGCTGATATGCAAATCTTAACTTTACAAATTGCAGCCCTTGCAAAAATTAGAAAAATGGAACTAAAACGTGATGTCCCACCAAATACTATAGCAAAAATGATGTCAAATATGATGTATGAAAGAAGATATTTCCCATTATTGACTCAGGTAATTGTTGGTGGTATTATTGATAAGCCAATTCTCTTCACACTTGATCCATTAGGTTCAGTATTGCCTGATGAATATGCTGCAGTAGGAACTGGCGCTGAAATGGCATTAGGTGTTTTAGATCCTCAATTCAAACCAAACATGACTCAGGAAGAAGCAATAGATTTGGCAAAAAGAGCAGTTCGTTCTGCAGCATTAAGAGACTCTGCAAGTGGTGATGGTCTTGATGTCCTTGTCATTACAAAAGACGGTATCAAAGAATACACTGAAAAAATCTAA
- a CDS encoding TPR repeat-containing protein gives MKKPFQKKPKEEEIEAKIKDHEETSLVDPDYNRKKLFKKGVNLMADEKLEDAAVIFEQALRIEPDNIETLMKLGYVRFHLEEYGEALKIYDKILDIDVTNPEAWNLKALVHYEQKNYSKALDAVEKAVESDPTYGMAWYNKACFLSLVNQVPESLEALKRSIEIDVKNARKSIRDKDFTNVKIEEGFKRIVEVVVLESIRQGYHTLGAIVWTTYLDKADALDALRKLLEKGLIVQHEKRDGLSKIPIYDLAADVAEKMGKEKKGLFGITRKQLPKPIKNLKEISQAIQAVRESIEEEDVDKTMDLFEEFIDPAKSGEQMIEQFFEEHREIRLWKIRLKDRGVDYLIENKTKMLNLFDNVEVTITKKLRNEIA, from the coding sequence GTGAAGAAACCGTTTCAAAAAAAGCCAAAAGAGGAAGAAATAGAGGCTAAAATCAAAGATCACGAAGAGACAAGCCTAGTTGATCCTGACTATAATCGTAAAAAATTATTTAAAAAAGGAGTTAATCTCATGGCTGATGAAAAGCTGGAGGATGCCGCAGTTATTTTTGAGCAGGCTTTACGAATAGAACCAGATAACATTGAGACTTTAATGAAATTAGGATATGTGAGATTTCATTTAGAAGAATATGGTGAGGCATTAAAGATTTATGATAAAATTTTAGATATTGACGTTACAAATCCAGAGGCTTGGAATCTCAAAGCACTAGTCCATTATGAGCAAAAAAATTATTCAAAAGCACTAGATGCAGTTGAGAAAGCAGTGGAGTCAGATCCAACATATGGAATGGCATGGTACAACAAGGCATGTTTTTTGTCACTTGTAAACCAAGTACCAGAATCATTGGAAGCATTAAAGCGTTCAATTGAGATTGATGTAAAAAATGCTAGAAAATCAATTAGAGACAAAGACTTTACAAATGTGAAAATTGAAGAAGGGTTCAAAAGAATTGTCGAGGTAGTTGTTTTAGAATCAATTAGACAGGGGTATCATACACTTGGGGCAATTGTATGGACCACATATCTTGACAAGGCAGATGCATTAGATGCATTAAGAAAATTACTTGAGAAAGGCCTAATTGTTCAACATGAAAAACGAGATGGTCTTAGTAAAATTCCAATATATGATCTTGCAGCTGACGTTGCAGAAAAAATGGGTAAAGAGAAGAAAGGATTGTTTGGAATTACAAGAAAACAACTACCAAAACCAATCAAGAATCTTAAAGAAATTAGTCAAGCAATTCAAGCAGTAAGAGAATCAATAGAAGAAGAGGATGTTGATAAAACCATGGATTTGTTTGAAGAGTTTATTGATCCAGCAAAATCAGGAGAGCAAATGATTGAACAATTCTTTGAAGAACATAGAGAGATCAGATTATGGAAGATCAGATTAAAAGATAGAGGGGTAGATTATCTCATTGAAAACAAAACAAAGATGCTAAATCTTTTTGATAACGTAGAAGTTACAATTACTAAAAAACTCAGAAATGAGATAGCATGA
- a CDS encoding hypothetical protein (hypothetical protein Nmar_0826), translating to MLAVIIITLMISVPIAIAGYLTYRLVIFDYWCNRSVNTTLQKYDIEKTQFQIIKEYYENKREHISEKEISQLAKRYRQKEPEQFLAMYDSIRDKSKTE from the coding sequence ATGTTAGCAGTTATAATCATCACCCTTATGATCTCTGTTCCTATTGCTATTGCGGGATACTTGACATACCGATTAGTCATATTTGATTATTGGTGCAATAGATCTGTCAATACAACTTTACAAAAATATGATATTGAAAAAACTCAATTTCAGATAATAAAAGAATACTATGAAAATAAAAGAGAGCATATATCTGAAAAGGAAATATCACAACTTGCTAAACGATACAGGCAAAAAGAACCAGAACAATTTCTTGCAATGTATGATTCTATTAGAGATAAATCAAAAACCGAATAA